The genome window AATATTTCAACTCCTTCAAGTGGTTGAGGTGCTACTACCTTTATTTCTTCGGGAGTTGAAGGTTTTCCTATCAAAGAGCCAACAATTAAACCAATGATCGAACCAACAAGTCCAATGATAATATAACCTAAATATGTATCTGCAAGCCACTTTGGCGAATAATTGTGCTTCCAGATATGATATTCGAGAATATAGAATGCAACATTTCCGACAAATCCAAGGATTGAGCTTAATATAATGCCTAAACGGTTAGCTTTTTTCCAAAATATTGCAAAAGCAGGTATTGCGATTGACGCAGTAAGAACACCAGATGAGAGGATATAAACATCCATTAAAGAAGTAGCATTGATAGCATAGACAAGCGCAAGCCCAATTGCAAATATTGATAACACTCTTGACCACCGGACAATTTTTTCGCGCGAAAGCCCTTTCATGAAATTTGGTTGAATTATGTCATAAGTAAGTGGAAGTGCAGTAACATTAGCAAAGGTATCTACCGTGGACATCTGGGCAGAGAGCAATCCCACGAGCATAAGAATCTGTGCCCAGAATGGAAAATATTGCAAAATGATAGCGGAGATGATGCCCGTCGCATCAGCACCGATTGCACTAGCACTTGACTCCAACCCTGGAGGAAAGAGAATGAGTGCACAAAAAGCAATGATTGTGGGGATTGTTATAACAAAGACAGTGATCAAAACAAGCGCAAGCCAGGCACCCTTCTTTGCTTCTTTTAAACTATTTGCCCCCTGAATTCTCAATAATAGATCTTGTTCAATCATCCACCCTGGAAGATATGCAAATAAAAGAATTATGGGCATCGCAATGCCACAGGCAAAAAGATTGAACATGGTATCTTTTCCATAATAAGGAGTGGGTGTATTCTTCAAAGTGCTGATAATATCTCCGTTTGTAATTGCCAAAGCTGCGTTAATACTAACTATACCCAATACCGTTATAAATATTGCCATAAATACGAATTGTAAAAAATCAGTAATCACTACCGCCCTGAATCCACCGAAATAGGTGTAGATCATTATTGGAATTGCCACAATAATCATTGTCATTACTGGGGTTACCTTCAAAAACGGCGCCCCCAAATGCCCGACCATAAATAACTCCGCACCCGTCCAGGAAGTGAAGACGAAAATTGAACATAAACCGATTATTAAACGCGTTGGCCCCCCAAATCTTTTCTGAATAGCCTCGGGTAGAGAAATTGCTGGTAATCTACGCACAAAGGGAACCATTAAGATTATGATAAAACATAAAATAAACCACGGTAAGGGCAGTATCCATAAACCTGATAATCCCATCTGATATATCATAGACATTCCGTATCCCAACCAACCTAACATTAACCAACCTGCGGTTAAAGATATTGCTAAACGCCAGCCCGGAAAGCGTCTGCTTGCAATCCAGAAATCAAGGATTTGATGGGTAGCAGTATCTTTATGGATTTTCCGCCATATTACATAACCAATGATTATCACGAATAAAAAGTAGGCTATCGCTGCGAGCCAGAAATAAAAGCTCGCTGGCACTATTCACCTCCGAATGAATACACGATACTCAGTCCGAACCCACCATGCAAGTTCTGGGTATTTGTAGAACTCTGGATATACTCTTTGAGTTCGGAATCAACAATTGCAGCAAAATTTATGTCTCCGGTAATGGTTAGGTATTTTGATAGATTCCCGGGTGGTATATAATTAATTTTTAACGTTGCTCCAAAATCGGTTAGGCAGAACTTGTCCAGTCCGTAGTAGTAGGCATTATGTTTGCCATCTGCTAAACCGAGTGCCAGCGCAAGATTTGCACCAAGTGGGCCTAAAGAGAACCCTTTTGAAATAGAGGGAGAAATATATAACCCCTTTGCTTCTTTTATATCATAATTTAAAGTAAGGAGTCCTTGAACATAATTCAAATTGCCGTTAATTTTAAGATAAACTTCGCCCGTGGTTGGAAATGCTGAACCATAAGCAGACCCAGGATATGTATACAAAACAAAGCCTATAGTCGGCGTGACAGGACCTATAGCACGTGTATAATCAAGATAGAATGCCAAGTCGGTAATTTGAAATTGTTTTTGCTTTGTGTCCGTCAAATCAAGGGATCCCCAAGTGCAAAATGTAATACCAGACCAGTTTATCCATAAGTCAGGCCAGAGCACGGGCTCGGTATTAAATACTGCCCCGCGCCATACATATTTGTTTCTCATCTGAAGATCTATCCCGATCATTGGCAGAACTGAAGAACTGCTCATGCCTGCCAATGTTAACAAGATAGCGATTGTATAGAGGGGTTTAATTCGGTTCATATTTATCTCCTTTCTTTTATTGTCATTATTTCAAAATTTTTACCTGCAATTATTGCCGCGCCCAAGGCGCCGATTATCTGGGGCTCTTCAGGAACTAATATATCCCCCAGTTTTTTCTTCAGCAATTCAACCATACATTTATTCTTTGCCACACCACCGGCAAAG of candidate division WOR-3 bacterium contains these proteins:
- a CDS encoding TorF family putative porin, with translation MNRIKPLYTIAILLTLAGMSSSSVLPMIGIDLQMRNKYVWRGAVFNTEPVLWPDLWINWSGITFCTWGSLDLTDTKQKQFQITDLAFYLDYTRAIGPVTPTIGFVLYTYPGSAYGSAFPTTGEVYLKINGNLNYVQGLLTLNYDIKEAKGLYISPSISKGFSLGPLGANLALALGLADGKHNAYYYGLDKFCLTDFGATLKINYIPPGNLSKYLTITGDINFAAIVDSELKEYIQSSTNTQNLHGGFGLSIVYSFGGE
- a CDS encoding sodium:solute symporter family protein: MPASFYFWLAAIAYFLFVIIIGYVIWRKIHKDTATHQILDFWIASRRFPGWRLAISLTAGWLMLGWLGYGMSMIYQMGLSGLWILPLPWFILCFIIILMVPFVRRLPAISLPEAIQKRFGGPTRLIIGLCSIFVFTSWTGAELFMVGHLGAPFLKVTPVMTMIIVAIPIMIYTYFGGFRAVVITDFLQFVFMAIFITVLGIVSINAALAITNGDIISTLKNTPTPYYGKDTMFNLFACGIAMPIILLFAYLPGWMIEQDLLLRIQGANSLKEAKKGAWLALVLITVFVITIPTIIAFCALILFPPGLESSASAIGADATGIISAIILQYFPFWAQILMLVGLLSAQMSTVDTFANVTALPLTYDIIQPNFMKGLSREKIVRWSRVLSIFAIGLALVYAINATSLMDVYILSSGVLTASIAIPAFAIFWKKANRLGIILSSILGFVGNVAFYILEYHIWKHNYSPKWLADTYLGYIIIGLVGSIIGLIVGSLIGKPSTPEEIKVVAPQPLEGVEIFDIAKE